Proteins from one Microcoleus sp. bin38.metabat.b11b12b14.051 genomic window:
- a CDS encoding methyltransferase domain-containing protein, with protein sequence MKTDTYLKKLYANRFDSRQMQAKVALWKVLIDEFLQNYVPSKSAILDIGGGYCEFINHIRAGEKCLIDLNPDSKLFANTDVKVLNIDVLNLDNNTAFNKKFDRIFISNFFEHLRNKEELVEIISFCFDALKPSGSLLVIQPNFKYSYKEYYDFIDHQLPITHLSLQELLQTVGFKIDVMIPRFLPFSTKGRPASPLLLKVYLKLPFLWRFLGGQMFVKASKL encoded by the coding sequence ATGAAAACTGACACATATCTCAAAAAATTGTATGCCAACCGCTTTGATTCCCGACAAATGCAAGCCAAGGTGGCACTCTGGAAAGTTTTGATTGACGAATTTTTACAAAATTATGTTCCTTCAAAATCAGCGATTTTAGATATTGGCGGGGGCTACTGCGAGTTTATCAATCACATTCGGGCGGGAGAAAAATGTTTAATTGACCTCAATCCCGATTCTAAGTTATTTGCTAATACTGATGTGAAAGTGCTGAATATAGATGTGCTTAATTTAGACAATAATACTGCTTTCAATAAAAAGTTCGATCGCATTTTCATCTCTAACTTTTTTGAACACCTCCGCAACAAAGAGGAACTTGTCGAAATTATCTCGTTTTGCTTTGATGCGCTGAAGCCTAGCGGCTCACTTTTGGTAATTCAGCCTAATTTCAAATACTCTTACAAGGAATACTACGATTTTATCGACCATCAATTACCCATTACGCACTTATCTCTACAAGAGCTTTTACAAACTGTGGGATTTAAAATTGATGTCATGATACCGAGGTTTTTGCCGTTTTCGACGAAAGGGCGGCCGGCCTCGCCTTTGTTGTTAAAGGTTTATTTGAAATTGCCTTTTTTGTGGCGGTTTTTGGGCGGGCAAATGTTTGTTAAAGCATCGAAGTTATAA
- the rfbC gene encoding dTDP-4-dehydrorhamnose 3,5-epimerase, translated as MNVISTEIPDVLIIEPKIFGDDRGFFFESFNHQAFVEKTGVTAEFVQDNHSKSSKNVLRGLHYQMQQPQGKLLRVVAGEIYDVAVDIRKNSPTFGQWVGCFLSAENKQQLWVPAGFAHGFLVVSDIAEVLYKTTDYYAPGHERCIVWNDPDLAIAWPLDGADPILSPKDKAGQTLKRAQVF; from the coding sequence ATGAATGTTATATCTACTGAAATACCGGACGTTCTGATTATTGAGCCAAAAATTTTTGGAGACGATCGCGGTTTCTTTTTTGAGAGTTTTAATCACCAAGCTTTTGTAGAAAAAACGGGCGTGACGGCAGAATTTGTGCAAGACAATCATTCCAAGTCTTCTAAAAATGTGCTGCGCGGTTTGCACTACCAAATGCAGCAGCCTCAAGGTAAATTGCTGCGGGTTGTTGCAGGGGAAATATATGATGTGGCGGTGGATATTAGAAAAAATTCGCCGACTTTCGGACAGTGGGTGGGCTGTTTTCTGAGTGCAGAAAATAAGCAGCAACTCTGGGTACCGGCGGGATTTGCTCACGGTTTTTTAGTAGTATCAGACATTGCTGAGGTTTTGTACAAAACTACAGACTACTATGCACCGGGACACGAGCGGTGTATTGTATGGAATGATCCTGATTTGGCGATCGCCTGGCCGCTAGATGGTGCCGATCCAATTTTATCACCTAAAGACAAAGCTGGACAAACGTTGAAAAGAGCTCAAGTGTTTTAA
- the rfbD gene encoding dTDP-4-dehydrorhamnose reductase produces the protein MKILLAGGSGQLAQELQPILLSVGEVIAVDRTSVDLSQPETIRQAMADIKPDVVVNAGAYTAVDKAENEADLAHAVNGIAPGILAQECDKLGASLIHFSTDYVFDGSSGSAYLETDATNPLGTYGKSKLAGEEAIRKAGNRHIIIRTAWVYGNGGKGNFVKTMLRLGKEREEIRVVADQIGSPTWTADLGAATAQIIPVLGLESFGTYQYTNSGVCSWYDFAIAIFEEAEKLGFPLKIQRVIPITTAEYPTPAKRPAFSVLSTTKISGLLGSYPPHWRQGLRQMLVRELK, from the coding sequence ATGAAAATTTTACTCGCAGGCGGCAGCGGACAGCTAGCTCAAGAATTGCAGCCCATCTTATTATCTGTGGGAGAGGTCATTGCAGTCGATCGCACTTCCGTAGATTTATCCCAACCCGAAACCATCCGTCAAGCAATGGCTGACATTAAACCGGATGTAGTCGTGAATGCCGGCGCTTACACTGCGGTGGACAAAGCTGAAAACGAAGCAGACTTAGCGCACGCAGTCAATGGTATCGCACCGGGAATTCTCGCACAAGAATGCGACAAACTGGGCGCAAGTTTAATCCACTTTTCCACTGATTACGTATTTGACGGTAGCAGCGGTTCGGCTTATCTCGAAACAGATGCTACAAATCCCTTGGGAACTTACGGCAAATCCAAGTTAGCTGGGGAGGAAGCAATTAGAAAAGCGGGAAACCGACATATTATTATTAGAACCGCCTGGGTTTACGGTAACGGCGGAAAAGGCAACTTTGTCAAAACCATGCTGAGGTTGGGAAAGGAAAGGGAAGAAATTCGAGTAGTAGCAGATCAAATCGGAAGTCCAACTTGGACGGCAGATTTAGGTGCTGCAACTGCCCAAATCATCCCTGTGCTTGGGCTAGAAAGTTTTGGGACTTACCAGTATACTAACAGCGGTGTTTGTAGTTGGTACGATTTTGCGATCGCCATTTTTGAAGAAGCAGAGAAACTCGGCTTTCCCCTCAAAATCCAGCGCGTAATTCCCATCACCACCGCCGAATATCCCACACCCGCAAAACGTCCCGCTTTTTCTGTCCTCTCAACCACAAAAATATCAGGACTTCTGGGAAGCTATCCTCCCCACTGGCGGCAAGGGCTCAGACAAATGCTGGTGAGAGAATTGAAATGA
- a CDS encoding glycosyltransferase family 2 protein — protein sequence MQKDLSFVIPVHNEEATLKLLFEKISVVMSKRGIASYEVIFIDDGSRDDSWREITDLASQFPQRIKAIKMRRNFGKSSALSAGFRNAAGRIIFTLDADLQDDPAEIPKFLDHLELGFDLVSGWRKQRNDPVSKTLPSRLFNAVACLLTGVKMHDMNCGFKAYRREVLQSIKLYGELHRYIPALANNLGFKIGEVVVEHHPRKHGKSNYGWERYARGFIDLLTVLATTQYLHKPGHLFGGLGLCFGLVGTLSLSYLIVIWFLNLAGMHFGPIGNRPLLFFGILCTILSVQLISLGILAELIARNVAADYVDKQICEIIDDSGFDI from the coding sequence ATGCAAAAAGACCTCAGCTTCGTAATTCCCGTTCACAATGAAGAAGCAACCCTGAAATTACTGTTTGAAAAAATTAGCGTCGTCATGTCGAAAAGAGGAATCGCAAGTTACGAAGTGATTTTCATAGACGATGGTAGCCGCGATGATTCTTGGCGAGAAATTACCGATTTAGCAAGTCAATTTCCGCAACGAATTAAAGCGATTAAAATGCGCCGCAATTTTGGCAAATCCTCCGCACTTTCCGCGGGATTTCGCAATGCGGCCGGGAGAATTATATTTACCCTTGATGCCGATTTACAAGACGACCCAGCCGAAATTCCCAAATTTTTAGATCATTTAGAATTAGGATTTGATTTAGTCTCCGGTTGGCGCAAACAACGGAATGACCCCGTTTCTAAAACCTTACCTTCGCGCCTGTTTAATGCTGTTGCGTGTTTGTTGACAGGGGTAAAAATGCACGATATGAATTGTGGTTTTAAGGCTTACCGTCGGGAAGTTTTGCAATCGATTAAATTGTACGGCGAATTGCACCGTTATATTCCGGCCTTAGCGAACAATTTAGGGTTTAAAATTGGCGAAGTAGTTGTCGAACACCATCCGCGAAAACATGGTAAATCAAATTATGGTTGGGAACGCTACGCGCGGGGATTTATTGATTTGTTGACGGTGTTGGCGACTACGCAGTATTTGCACAAACCAGGTCATTTGTTTGGCGGATTGGGGTTGTGTTTTGGTTTGGTGGGAACTCTTTCACTGAGTTATTTGATTGTGATTTGGTTTCTGAATTTAGCGGGGATGCACTTTGGGCCGATTGGGAATCGACCGTTGTTATTTTTCGGAATTTTGTGTACAATTCTGTCGGTACAGTTGATTTCTTTGGGGATTTTGGCTGAGTTGATTGCGCGGAATGTGGCTGCTGATTATGTGGATAAGCAGATTTGTGAAATTATTGATGATTCTGGTTTTGATATTTAA
- a CDS encoding DUF6798 domain-containing protein: MQKHQKSNRYFKISLYTFIIIGSLIATGYIFPIGGNFPEVPPIQFMLNPELYKNDYYVQEMVKFNPRYYYYYIIYILANLGTSIPLAHFIYQFLAFGSFILACYAIINIYTNSKLSAAAMAFLCIAASFTDIGNTLIFSTKSVPSTFAMAFAIWGIYFSLRQKWLRGYFCFGLACLLQLLVGLLPGLMMLPVLVLQSVRERQFKKLIWAIVLLAAMASIVYVPMLLTGTTSTQAIDNAEFVFIHAKVRNPHHILPSNWPVGNWLNFICFIIGGLLYIKNTNLLPKLDKVNFYIIVSTSIVALLLNYIFVEVYPLAFIAKLQLARTVPFTQLIIFITVCLSLDEIDKQKQIPVTLLVLSLLTLPFRGIIFLGLAVWQIKNYPFPKRYNIWLWILAAGTVIFSITYPLTDSWEIISDRIMGIPVFFSILAFPFILQQTSFATSIKQIFTHILALLTTATLVCGVAGILPKPILNVFQTRVNINAVPRDELSLLAVRFSQTSSRDALVLIPPSVTSFQFFSKRAIVVNFKNFPFTEKGIKEWKNRMEAILGVPLNSQMIWGGSDLFSQRSSADLVKVARNYKADYILTRSDWHPNIDGEIVDKQGKWIIFKITNKTGS, translated from the coding sequence CCAGAAGTGCCGCCGATTCAATTCATGCTAAATCCTGAACTCTACAAAAACGACTATTACGTTCAGGAAATGGTGAAATTTAATCCAAGATACTACTATTACTATATCATCTATATTCTGGCAAACCTCGGAACAAGCATTCCCCTAGCGCATTTTATTTATCAATTCCTAGCCTTCGGTTCATTTATCCTAGCTTGCTATGCAATTATCAATATTTATACTAATTCCAAACTGTCCGCAGCAGCGATGGCTTTTTTATGTATAGCCGCTTCATTTACAGATATTGGTAACACGCTGATATTTTCCACAAAATCAGTACCCAGTACCTTCGCGATGGCCTTCGCAATCTGGGGGATTTATTTTAGTTTGCGCCAGAAATGGCTGAGGGGATATTTCTGTTTTGGGCTAGCTTGTCTGCTGCAATTGTTAGTAGGCTTGTTGCCGGGATTGATGATGCTTCCCGTTTTAGTGCTACAATCTGTAAGAGAGCGGCAGTTCAAAAAGTTGATTTGGGCGATCGTACTTTTAGCAGCAATGGCAAGTATAGTATATGTACCCATGTTATTGACAGGTACTACGAGCACTCAGGCTATCGACAATGCCGAGTTTGTCTTCATTCACGCCAAAGTTCGCAACCCCCACCACATTCTCCCCTCAAATTGGCCTGTCGGAAATTGGTTGAACTTTATCTGTTTCATCATTGGCGGTTTGCTGTACATTAAAAATACAAACTTACTGCCAAAATTAGACAAAGTTAATTTTTACATAATTGTTAGCACATCAATTGTTGCACTGCTGCTAAACTACATATTCGTCGAAGTTTACCCGCTGGCGTTTATTGCCAAACTACAACTAGCTAGAACCGTACCATTTACTCAATTAATTATATTTATCACTGTTTGTCTCAGCCTAGATGAGATTGACAAACAAAAACAAATACCTGTTACTTTGCTGGTTCTATCTCTTCTAACTTTGCCTTTTCGAGGTATCATTTTCTTAGGATTAGCCGTTTGGCAAATTAAAAATTATCCATTTCCCAAACGATACAATATTTGGTTATGGATTTTGGCAGCAGGAACGGTAATTTTTAGCATAACCTATCCGCTGACTGATTCCTGGGAAATAATCAGCGATAGAATCATGGGTATCCCAGTCTTTTTTTCAATTCTCGCATTTCCATTTATCCTACAACAGACATCATTTGCGACATCTATCAAACAAATTTTTACTCATATATTAGCTTTGCTAACTACTGCTACCTTAGTTTGCGGAGTTGCAGGAATTCTACCCAAACCTATATTAAACGTATTTCAAACAAGAGTCAATATCAATGCCGTTCCGAGAGACGAATTAAGCCTCTTAGCCGTGCGATTTTCGCAAACTAGCAGCCGCGACGCCCTGGTATTAATTCCACCATCAGTTACCAGCTTCCAGTTTTTCTCAAAAAGGGCGATTGTAGTCAATTTTAAGAACTTTCCTTTTACCGAAAAAGGCATCAAAGAGTGGAAAAACCGCATGGAAGCTATTTTAGGAGTTCCATTGAACTCGCAAATGATTTGGGGAGGAAGCGACTTATTCAGCCAGCGTAGCAGTGCAGATTTAGTCAAAGTCGCCCGAAACTATAAAGCCGATTATATCCTGACACGCAGCGATTGGCATCCAAACATTGACGGAGAAATAGTAGATAAACAAGGCAAATGGATAATCTTTAAAATCACCAATAAAACAGGTTCGTAG